A stretch of DNA from Bacillus sp. NP157:
GTTACCGGCAAGGTGGCGAAACGCTCAAGCCCGTGGGCGATCGCCACACGCGTGAACTTCGCGACCTGTTCCAGCAGGCCGCGGTACCGCCGTGGGAACGGCCGCGCATGCCGCTCGTGGTCGATGGCGACACAGTGCTCGCGGTGGCCGACCGCTGGCTCAGCGAGGCCGGAAAACCCCTGTTCGACGAGGCCGCGGCAACGCCCCTGTGGCATCGCGGCGATTGATCGAAACGCCTTAGTGAGCTAGTTTTGCCGCCATGCCGAAGTCCCCCGCCAGCGCCGTACCCGCCTCGTCGATCGCCGAGTTCGAGCTCTCGCTCGACGAACTCGAGCAACTGGTTACGCGGATGGAAGGCGGCGAGCTGAGCCTGGACGAATCGCTGAAATCCTTCGAGCGCGGCATCGGCCTTTACCGGCAGTGCCAGACGGCCCTGGAGCAGGCGGAACTACGCGTGCGCCTGCTGCTCGATCCCGAAGCCCCCGATACCGCCGAACCCTTTGATTCCCGCAACGACTGACCTGCCGGCGCCGCTGAAGGCGCTGGTCGGCAGGGCTGACGATGCGCTTGCGCGCTCGCTGCCCGCCGACGACCTGCCGCCCGTGGAACTGCACCGCGCCATGCGCTATGCGGTGCTCGGCGGCGGCAAGCGCCTGCGCCCCCTGCTGGTCTACGCGGCCGGTCATGCCCTGGGCAGCGATGGCCCGGTCCTCGACGCGCCCGCCTGCGCCGTGGAGATCATCCACGCGTATTCGCTGGTGCATGACGACCTGCCGGCGATGGACGACGACGACCTCCGCCGGGGCCGCCCCACGTGCCACATCGTGTTCGGCGAGGCCATGGCCATACTTGCCGGCGACGCGCTGCAGGCACTGGCCTTCGAGATCCTCGCCGCATCGCCGGAAGGCGATGATGCCGGCCAGCGCCTCGCCATGCTGCGCGTGCTCGGTGCCGCCTGCGGCGCCGAAGGCATGGCAGGCGGACAGGCCTTCGACCTGTCCGCCGTGGGTCGCAAGCTGACGCTCGACGAGCTCGAGCGGATGCATGCCTACAAGACCGGCGCCCTGATCCGCGCCTCGGTGCGTCTCGGCGCGCTTGCCGCCGGTTGCCGTGACCAGGAGCTGCTCGGACGCCTCGACCGCTACGGCCACGCGGTCGGCCTCGCCTTCCAGGTCCGCGACGACATCCTCGACATCGAGGGCGAGTCGGCCGTGATCGGCAAGACCGCCGGCAAGGACGCGGCAGCCGACAAGCCAACCTTCCCCTCGATCATCGGCCTGGACGCGTCACGCGCCCGCCTTGGCGCACTCGTCGACGAAGCGCTCGACGCTATTGCGCCCCTGGGCGGGCGCGGTGAGTGGCTGGCCGAACTGGCACGGTATTCGGCTCAGCGCGGGCATTGATCCGATCAGACTGGATGCAATCGCTTTCGCGACAAAGCGTCTCGAATTCACGAGACGTAGCCGCGACACATGGTCGGTCCGCGTCCTCGATGATCGCCAACATATCCACGTCGACGGGAACGCGACACAGGCCACTCACCTCGTCGAATTCCCGAATGTCTTCTTCGGAAAAAATGCCTGCTTCATAGAGCTCGACGAATTCCTGGCGCAGGGACTCGATGATTCTGCTCACACCTCACCTCTTCGATCATGCCTTGCTTGAATGCCTCCCCGAGCTCCGCCGACGGCAGCTCGAGATATTTCCTCGCTGCGTGACGGAGTGATCTTCTCTCGTCTTGCGTGATGTTTTCTTTGTCGCTTTTTGAAAAACCATGGACGAATAGATATCGCTCTCCCAGACGAGCCGAAAGCAAGAGTCGATACCCGCTAATCTTTCCGAAGCCCGACCGAGCAATCCTCTTTTTGTAGAGACATCCTCCGAGATCGGCATCGATGAGGCCTGTCTCCATCTCGTTAACCGCCTTGCACAAGACGGCATCCGGGATTTTCTCCCGAGCCTGCCATCGTGAGAAGTCTCTGCGCTTGAGTACGCGCGGCATCCTTGCCTCCAATCACACCTTCGTGGACTTCTAGTCCTTGCGTAACTACCTACTGCACACCTGCGGCAACCTGCGTCAGCAAGCTCGACTGATGAATGCTGACACCATGCGGTCAGCGTTCGAAGAGGCGAACGCTGACTTCTGTGTAGGATGAAGCCTTGGATGATGTACGACAAAAAAGGGGTCGCCTGGGGCGACCCCTTTCGCGCGCAGGCGCGCTCCTACATTGGGTGAGGCGTTGGGGGTGTCAGTTGATCAGGCGCAGGCAGTACGGGTAGCGGTACGTTCCGTCTGCGCTGACCCTCACCGCGGCGACGATGGAGAACACCAGGTTCGCCAGCCATGCGAGGAATACGATCAGGCCACCGATCAGGATGATCGTAAGGATGCCGCCGATGAAGTAGGCAAGCACGATGGTGATCTGGAAGTTCAGTGCTTCCTTGGCCTCGCGCACCAGGTACTGCTTGTCCTGCCTGTCCTTGAAGACCAGCCACACGATCAGCGGAACGATGACATGGAAGAACGGACCCGACAGATGCGTGAGCATCGCGATGTTCTTGTCGTCGGCGCTGGGTGCTCCCAGCGGGGACGGATCGTAAGGCGGAGGCACCGGGGCATAGGGCGGCGGTGACGGCGGCGGCGGGACCTGATCGGACGGGGTACTCATGGCGCGACTCCCTGGGCGATGTCGAGCCCACTGTCCCTTCGCCCCGTGCCCGTGTCAACCGCGACTTGCGGCACGGGGGCTGGAAGTCATGCCCACCCGGGCCGGCTTATTCGCCGGCGATGGTCATGTTCTCGATCAGCCACGAGCCGGTGAGGATGTGCGAGCGATGGTCCACGTCGGCACCGATGGCGACCAGGTTCGAATACATGTCGCGCAGGTTGGCGGCGATGGTGATTTCTTCCACCGGGTAGGCGATCTCGCCGTTTTCGACCCAGAAACCCGAGGCGCCGCGCGAATAGTCGCCGGTGATGATGGACACGCCCTGACCCATCACCTCGGTCACCAGCAGGCCGGTGCCCAGCTTGCGCAGCATCGCCGCGAAGTCGTCGTCGCCGGTCTTCACGAACAGGTTGTGCACGCCACCGGCATTGCCCGTCGAGGACAGGCCCAGCTTGCGCGCGGAATAGCTGCCGAGGATGTAACGCGACAGCACGCCATCGACGATCAGCGGCGCGTCCACGGTGGCGACGCCCTCGGCATCGAACACCGACGAACCGAACCCGCCCGGGATGAGCGGTTTCTCATCGATGCGCATCCACGAAGGCAGGATCTGCTTGCCGACGTGGTCGAGCAGGAAGCTGGAACGACGGTACAGCGAGCCGCCGCTGACCGCGCCGAGCAGGTGGCCGACCAGCCCGCGGGCCAGTTCAGGCACGAACAGCACCGGCGCCTGGCGCGTGCCGAGGCGACGCGCGCCCAGGCGCGACAGGGTCCGCTCGGCCGCCTTGCGGCCCAGTGCCGCGGCGTCCATGAACCGGCTGGCGTCACGCACGCTGTCGTACCAGTAGTCGCGCTGCATGCCTTCGTCGTCGCCGGCGATCAACGCCACCGACAGGGAATGCCGCGTGCCGCGCTCGCGACCGATGAAGCCGTGCGAGTTGGCATACACCGACAGGCTCTGCCCGGCATTGACGCTGGCGCCGTCCGAATTGGTGATGCCCGCCATGGCACGGCCGGCGTCCTCGATGTCGCAACCCAGCCGGATCGCGCTATCCACGTCGATGTCCCACGGGTGCCACAGGTCCAGGTCCGGGAAGGTCGTGGCCATGCGGTCGGCGTCGGCCAGGCCGGCGGCCGGGTCTTCCTCGGTGAAACGGGCGATGGCGCAGGCCTGGTCGATCGTGGCCTGGATCGAATCCGGGTTCAGGTCGGCCGTGCTGGCCGAGCCCTTGCGCTGGCCGAAGAACACGGTGAGGGCGAAACCACGGTCACGGGTGTGCTCGACCGTCTCCACCTCGCCCAGCCGGACGTTCACGTTCAGCCCCACGTCGACGCTGGCGGACACCTCGGCCTGGGTGGCCCCGGCGGCGCGGGCCCGGCGGATGGTGTCCTCGGCCAGGCTGGCGAGGCGGTCGAGGTCCTGGTGGCTGGTGTCGAGGGTGGCAACTTGGCTCACGTGGGCTTCCCGGGGGCTGGCGGTTAGAATGGCAGGCCGCAGGCGGCCGATCCTGAAAGATGGGGTCACGCCGCCCGAATCCAAAGCAACGCACCGCCCATGGTGCCATGGAAACCTTATGAGCATCCGTGCCGGCTACTACCGTCACTTCAAGGGCATGCCCTACCGTGTGCTGGGCACCGCCCGGCACAGCGAAACCATGGAGGAACTGGTGGTTTACCAGGCCCTCTACGGCGAACATGGCCTGTGGGTCCGTCCGGCGGCGATGTTCGCTGAAACTGTTGAACACGAGGGCCGCGTGCAGCCGCGCTTCGCCTTCGAACGTGAGGAGGCACAAGCATGAGGCCCTGGGACGACCATCCGCCGAAGGACGAGGACGAGGAAGACCTCGGCCCGAGCCGCACCGAACTGCGCCGCAACGCGCTGGACATCCTCAAGCTGGCCAACCAGCTGGTGGAACTGCCGCCGTCGCGCATCCCGAAGCTCAACCTGCCCGACGACATCGTCGACGAGATCGCGCGCACCCGTAAGGTCACCGCGCACATCGCGCGCAAGCGCCAGCTCGCCTACCTCGCGAAGATGATGCGACGCCACGACGACGACGCGTTCTCCGACGCCCGTGCGGCGCTGGGTGAAGACCGCGATCGCCAGCGCCAGGAAGCGGCGCACATGCATCGCCTGGAAGCGGGCCGCGAACGCCTGCTCGACGGCGGCGACGAGGCCCTCGGCGCGCTGTTCGACAAGCACCCCGACCTCGACCGCCAGCACCTGCGCTCGCTGGTCCGCCAGGCGCGTGCCGAACGCGAGGCGAACAAGCCGCTGCATGCGTTCCGCGAGATCTACCGGATCCTGAAAGAGCTCGAAGCCTCCGGCGAATAACCCCGCGCTCCTACACATGCACGGGCGTGGGTTTCGTCAGGCGGCGGTGCCGCCGACGGTCATGCCATCCACGCGTAGCGTCGGCTGGCCGACGCCTACCGGCACGCTCTGCCCGTCCTTGCCGCACACGCCCACGCCCTCGTCGAGGGCGAGGTCGTTGCCGATCATCGACACGCGGGTCAGCACTTCGGGACCGGAGCCGACAAGGGTCGCGCCCTTCACCGGCCGGGTGACCTTGCCGTCTTCGATCAGGTAGGCCTCGCTGGCCGAGAAGACGAACTTGCCGTTGGTGATGTCGACCTGGCCGCCGCCGAAGTTCACGGCATACAGGCCCTTCTTCACCGAACGGATGATCTCCTCCGGCTCGCGGTTGCCCGCCAGCATGTAGGTATTGGTCATGCGCGGCATCGGCAGCTGGGCAAACGACTCGCGGCGGCCGTTGCCGGTGGACTTCACGCCCATCAGGCGCGCGTTAAGCTTGTCCTGCATGTAACCCTTGAGGATGCCGTTCTCGATCAGCGTCGTGCATTCCGTGGGCGTGCCCTCGTCGTCGATGCTGAGCGAGCCGCGGCGACCCGGCAGCGTGCCGTCGTCGACGACGGTCACGCCTTCGGCGGCGACGCGCTGGCCGATGCGGCCGGCAAAGGCCGAACTGCCCTTGCGGTTGAAGTCGCCTTCCAGGCCATGGCCGATCGCCTCATGCAGCAACACGCCGGGCCAGCCCGGGCCGAGCACGACGGTCATCATGCCGGCCGGCGCGTCCACCGCGTCGAGGTTGACCAACGCCTGGCGCACGGCCTCTTCGGCAAAGGCATGCGCGCGGCCGTTTTCGAGCAGCTCGCGATAGCCGTAGCGACCGCCGCCACCGGAATGACCCTGCTCGCGGCGGCCGTTCTGTTCGGCGATGACCTGCACGTTGAGCCGGACCAGCGGACGCACGTCGGCGGCCAGCGTGCCATCGGACGCGGCGACCAGGATCGTGTCCAGCGTCGCGGCGAGGCTGACCACCACCTGCTTGACGCGCGGATCGCGCGAGCGGGCATAGGCGTCGACCTCACGCAACAGCGCGATCTTTTCTTCGTTCGGCAGGCTCTCCACCGGATCGATCGCCGGGTAGAGGCCACGACCCGTGGCGATGGCCAGCGGCTTGCCCGCACCGGCACCGCCCTGCGCGATCGCGCGCGCCGCCCGCGAGGCTTCGAGCAGCTGCGGCAGCACGATTTCGTCGGAGTAGGAGAAACCGGTCTTCTCGCCGGAGATGGCGCGGACGCCCACGCCCTGCTCGATCGAGTGGCTACCGTCCTTCACGATGCCTTCCTCCAGCACCCAGGATTCGCTGCGCGAATGCTGGAAGTAAAGGTCGGCCGCATCGATGGACGGACCCATCAACTGGGAGAACACGCGGTCAAGGTCGGTGGAAGCGAGGCCGCCCGGGGCGAGCAGGCGCCGTTCGGCGAGGGTGATCAGGGAATCCATCAAGGCTGCCGGTGTCGAAACAGGAATACCCCTACGTGGGGGCGTGGGCGACCAGCTTAAACCCCGGCGCCCCGGCTGGCGAATGGTAGGATCGGCCCCGCACACCAGCGGAAAGGAAAGCGAATGAGCCAGGGAAAGAAGCGGGCCGCAGCCCGTCGCGTCGCCACCGCCCCCGCCCGCCGGGCAGGCGCCGTCGTCGAGGAGACGGTGGAACTGCTGCACGGCAGCGGATCGCTGGACCCCGGAAAGGCCATGGTCAGCACGGCCATCGCCTTCTCACTGGCCTTCCTGTCGCTGCTGGCGGTCATCGCCTTCCATTTCCCGCAGTACCTCACCACGCCCGACCTCCGCCACAAGTACTCGGTGGACCTGCTCCGACAGATCCTGCTGGGTGGCCTGCTGGTGGCGGGCGGCCTCGCACTGGCCAACGTGATCCTGGGGCGTCGTCGCAACCTGAACATCGGTGCGTTCGTGATGGTGCTGGCCGCGGTAGCGCTCGGCGGCGCGCGCGTACCGGTCGGCAACTTCCCCGACCACACGCCCTACATCGGGCTGGACTGGTTCATCCTCGACCTGCTCGGTTCCACGCTGGTGTTCGTGGTGCTCGAGAAGCTGTTCCCGCTATACCGTGGGCAGTCCGTGTTCCGGTTTGAATGGCAAACCGACATGAAGCACTTCGCGGTGAACCACTTCATCGTCGGCCTTGCGCTGCTGATCGTGAATTTCCTGATCCACCACGCGTTCGGCTGGCTGGTCAACAGCGACTTCCAGCGCACGGTGGCGTCGATCCACTTCGTGCCACAGCTGCTGCTGTGCATCCTCGTCGCCGACCTTGCCCAGTATGCGACGCACCGCGCTTACCACGAGGTGCCCTTCCTGTGGCGTTTCCACGCCGTGCACCACAGCGTGAAAACCATGGACTGGCTCGCCGGCTCGCGCCAGCACATGCTGGAACTGATCTTCACCCGGGTCTGCGTGCTGGCGCCGCTGTACGTGCTTGGCTTCAGCGAAGCGGTGATGAACGCCTACATCATCGTCGTCGGCTTCCAGGCCGTGTTCAACCACGCGAACGTGCACCTGCCGTGGGGCCCGCTGAAGTACCTGATCGTGACGCCTGATTTCCATCACTGGCACCATGCGTCGGACGACGAGGCCATCGACAGGAACTACGCCGCCCACTACGCGTTCATCGATTACCTCTTCGGCACCGCGGTGAAATCGAAGAAGGCGTTCCCGGAAAAGTACGGCGTCGTCGGCGATTACATGCCCGACGGATTCATCAAGCAACAGGCGTTTCCGTTCCGGAAACAGCGCTAGCGCTGGGGCGGTGTGGCGGTGCTGGGCAGGCCTTTGTCGATCGGCGTGAAGACGGGTTTATCCCAGCTGCCGGTGACGTGGTAGCGCTTGCGGGCGGCCTGGTTGAGGCCGTGGCCGAGGATGCCTTGCACCGCCAGGCCCGCGGCGGCGCCGACCGGGCCGCCGGCGAGGGCACCGACCACCGGCAGGCTGTTGCCGAGGTGCGGCACCACCAACACTTCCTGGTCGTAGTCGCGGGCCTTCAGGCCCGCGCGGCCCGTGATCGAGATCTCGGCCGCGGGCGCGCGGATCTTCAGGTTCTGCGTGGTCGCGTTGCCGTTGGCGAACTGGAAGTCGCCGGTGATGGCGTCGAAGCCGAAGCCCTTGCCAAGGACGTCGCCGAAATCCAGCGCCATGCGCCGCGGCAACTCGGTGACCGAGACCAGGCCGAACAGGCGGCCCACGCCCGGCTGCACTTCGAGGATGCGCCCGTTCGCGACGTCGATCTTCAGCGTACCGTCCATGTTCACCAACGCCAGCGCCGAGGGCCCACCCGGCCACGTCGCGTCGAGGCGAGCCTCGGTACGGCCGCCCGACATGATGCCGGCGAAGCCCAGTGCGTCGAACATGCGCGCCACGTCTTCGGACGCGAAATCCATCGACAGGTGCGTGTGACTCTTCTTCTCGTCACCGTTCCAGTCACCCGTCGCGGTGATCTGCACGTTCTTCGACTGCGCACGCAGCTGGTCCACGTGCATGCCCTCGTCGGTCGGCCAGGTCTCCAGGCGTGCTTCGCCGAGGCGTGCCTTGCCCAGCCGCATGTCGGTGACCTGCAGGTGCATCGGCGGGAGGCTGGACGGCGCGACGCCGGCCTCGTTCGTATCGGCCGGCTTCTTGCCGCCGTTATCCTTCGCTTCTTCCGCGTGCGCCACGGTCACCGCCGCGGTCGCCGCCTGCCCTGCCGCCGCCTTGCCCTTCTTCGCCGCATCGGCGCCGTCATCGGCGGACGGCCACCACAGCTTGTCCATGCGCGCGGTGATGCCACGGCGACGCAGGTCGTCGTTGGGCACGGTCATCTGCCCGGCCATGCCATCGCTATCCACGCGCAGGCTCAGCTCGCTCGGGCCAGGCCGCGCCACGATATGCATGTTGCTGAAGTGCTGGCCGAAGACCTCGGCATCGTCGGTAAGCAGGTCGAGGCCGGTCAGGCCCGGCCCGCTCGACCCGGTCGACATGCCGACGACGTACTGCACCCAGCCGGATACATCGAGCTTGCTGGCATGGCCGCCGAACAGATACCCCTGTGCCGGCAAGACGGCGGGCGGGGTATTGCCCAGGTTGAACGCGGCGGCCATCGGCGTGGGACCGTTCGGCAGCCGCATGCGCCCGCGCACGATGTCGCCCAGCGCGATGTCCAGGCGCGCACCGTCCACCGGCAGGCCCATGCGCACCGACAACGGCTGCGCCAGCGCAGCGGTTTTTTTCACCGGCGTCGGCATCAGCAGTTCCACGCCGCGCAGGTCGGAGTCGACGCTGAGCAGCTGGCTCGCGTTGCCGCCCGCATCGGCGTGCGACAGGTCGAAGCCGACGCGGAACATGCCGCGACCCTTCGCGATGTCGGACAACCATTTAAGGTCCGGGTACGCCGAGACCATCTCCTCGACCGTGAACGCGCCGCTGACCGCGGCGGTGAACACCTTCGACGGATCGCCCGTGCCGCCGGCGATGCCGATGTCGAGGTCGGCCGGCTGGTCGTGGAAGAGCGCCTTGAGCCCCTTCGCGCTGAAGCCCTTCGCGTCGAACGTCATCGGCCCGGTGATCTTGTCCAGGCGAAGCTTCCAGGCGTCGGCGACGAAGTCGGCGTCCTTCAGGTTGGCCCGGCCGTCGAGCGTGACGTCGCTGGCATGCGCGAGCGGCATCAGCAGGTTGAAGCCGAATTCACCGGTCCCCCCGAGCTTCAGCTTGTCCAGTTCCGCGCGGCTGCTGCTGGCGATGGGGCTGTTCTTGACGAAGTCGAGGAAGCTGCCGCCCGTGCCCGCACCGCTGATGCGCAGGTCGAGCACGCCATCGGCGAAATCCGGGATCGCCGCGGTGGCAGAGCTCACGGCGTTGCCGAGCGAGTGGCCTTCGCTGGCTTCGATGTACATGCCGTTGTTTATGAAGTTGGCGACGGCGGTGAGGCCTTCGGCACGCGGCCAGCCGGTGCCGTAGTCGAGCACGGTGTCGTCGATCAGCGCGCGCGCCTCGAAGCGTCCTTCCTGGTTCTTGAACGGGAAGTCGCGCAGGTTGCCGCGGATCAGTGCGGAGCCGCCAGCGATATGGCCGGACACCAGACCGCGGTTGAGCCAGTTCTGAGAGCCCTCGCTCATCGAATGGATCGGCCAGAAAAGCTTGGCGGCCGGCACGTCGCCTTCGCCGAGCGCCACGTACATGTCCATGAAGGGACCGCTGTCGCCCGGCGGCAGGACGAATTCGCCGCGGGCCTGTCCACCGAAACCTTCGCCACGGAAATCCAGCGGCTCCGCGGCGATGTGCAAACCGCCTTCGTCCTTGTACAGCGCAAGCTCGCCACCCAGCGACGACATCGCGAACGGCTTGCGGAAGACGCCGGTGGCATCGATGGTCGTGGCCTGGTGCGGCAGGCTGAGGACGATGGCTTCGCTGTCACCGTACACTTCGCCGGCAAGCGTCGACAGGCCGGGCAGCTTGCCGCTCGCATCGATGCCCAGGCCAGAGAACGTCGCGTGGGCGAAGCTGAGGCCGTCGTCGCTGTTCCAGTCGGCGCGGAGCGCATCGAAACGACCACGCGGGCGACCTTCGCCCAGCCAGCGCGCCAGCGCGGGCGACACCTGCGGCAACAGGCCGGCCCATGGCAGCAGCGGTGCCAGCTCGAGATGACGCGCGACCACCGTGCCTTCGCTACGCGAGCCGTTCGTACGCAGGACGATCGCCGCGTCGCTGCCGTCGCGACCGGCCCAGTCAATCCGCTGCCCGCCGTTGAAACGGTGTAGGTCGGCGATCCCGTGCAGCCCTGCCGTACGCACGGTGCGGGTCGGACCGCGCACCGCCAGGTTGTCCAGGTCGAGGCTGGACGTGGCACGGACGACGTGCGCATCGCGCCAGTCGAGCCAGGTTTCGAAACGGCCCTTTCCGCCCGCGAGCGCATAGCCCGCCGCGGAGAAATCGCCCGTGAGGGCAGCGAAGTCGACCTGCTCGCCACGCACATAGGCCTTCCCGCTGGAGCCGTCGGCGGCGAAGCGCCCCGCCGCGGACAACACGCCGCTGGCGTTCTCCCGGCGCAGCGAGCCGCCGACCCGGACCACATTGCCCTGCAGGCTGATCCGCAACTGGTCGGCGATCAGTCCGAAGTCATGGTGGGTGGTTTCGTCGGTGATATCCAGCCGGGTGCGGGTGAGCCACAGGTCCGCCGACATGTTGCCGAACGACAGCTTCTGCGTCGTGCCGCCGGCGGCGAAACCGTCGATGCTCCAGCGCCCGTCGGGCGCACGGCGCAGGCCCAGGCGAAGGTCCTGCAGCCGCAGGTTGATCAGGTGGCGCGAGGGCAACACCCACGCACCGAAGTCGAGCTTGAGCTGCGCCTGCGGCAGCCGCAGGGGCGGCGCGCCGGCGTCGCCGCCGATGCTGACATCGCGCATCACGAACAGCGGGCCCGACGGCCGCCAGAAACCTTCCAGCGAGGCGAAATGCACGGGCTTGTGCAACTTCTCGCTGAGCAGCGCGGCGATCCGCTCGGGATACCGCGCCGCCAGGGGCAGCAAAAGCTGGCCGAGCGCCATCGCCATCGCCACGGCGATGACGACGCTTGCGACCAGACCCATTAGGAAAAACCGCAGGCGTCGTGCGCGATGGCGCCAGGCCGACGTCACCTCGCCGGCCACGAACGGCTGGCTCGGTTACAGCAAGACAACATCGAACTGTTCCTGCGAGTAATGCTCTTCGGCCTGGAAGCGGATGCTCTTGGCGATGAACTCTTCGAGCTCCGCCACCGCGGCCGATTCTTCTTCGAGGATGCGACCGACGACCTTGGGGCTCGCCATCACCAGCAGCTTCTGCGCATTGAACTGGCGCACGGCACGAGTGATCTCACGGAAAATCTCATAGATCACCGTTTCCGCGGTCTTCAACGTGCCGCGGCCACTGCACGACGGACATGGTTCGCAGAGCTGGCGCTCGAGGCTCTCGGTGGTCCGCTTGCGCGTCATCTCGACCAGGCCCAGCGCCGACATCGGATAGACGGTGGTCTTCGCATGGTCGCGTGCCAGCCCCTTTTCGAGCATGCGCAACACCTGGCGCTTGTGCTCGTCGTCGATCATGTCGATGAAGTCGATGATGACGATGCCGCCGAGGTTACGCAGCCGCAGCTGGCGTGCAGCCGCCTGGGCCGCTTCCAGGTTGGTGCGGTAGACGGTCTCTTCGAGGTTACGGCTGCCAAGGTAGCCGCCGGTATTCACGTCAACGGTGGTCATCGCTTCGGTCTGGTCGACGATGAGGTACCCGCCCGACTTCAGCGGCACCTCCTTGCGCAGGGCGCGCTGGATCTCGTCTTCCACGCCGTACAGGTCGAAGATCGGCCGCTCGCCCGAGTAATGTTCAATCCGGTCGGACAGCACCGGCATGAACTTCTGGACGAATTTGACGGTTTTCTCGTAGGTCTCGCGTGAATCGATGCGCACTTTCTCAATGCCGTCGTTCAGCGAATCGCGCAGCGAACGCAGCGGCAGCGAGAGTTCTTCGTAGACGCGCTCGCCCAGCTTCGCCTTGGCGATGTTTTCCTGCACCACGCGCCAGACCTTGCTCAGGTAGGTCACGTCGAACGCGAGCGACTCCTCGGACTGCCCTTCCGCATTGGTGCGGACGATGTAGCCCAACGGGTTTTCGCCGATGAGGGGCGTGATGATGTCCTTCAGGCGCTGGCGCTCGGATTCTTCCTCGATGCGCACCGACACGCCCAGGGTGCGCGAATGCGGCAGGAGCACGAGGTAGCGAGACGGGATGGAAAGGTGCGTGGACAGCCGCGC
This window harbors:
- the rng gene encoding ribonuclease G — encoded protein: MSEEILINVTPRETRVAIVENGMLQEVHVERATKRGYVGNVYKGRVQRVMPGMQAVFVEIGLERAAFLHASDIVRPSLPPTDAPEGGKSNGHGPVPPISELVHEGQEIVVQVVKDPIGSKGARLSTHLSIPSRYLVLLPHSRTLGVSVRIEEESERQRLKDIITPLIGENPLGYIVRTNAEGQSEESLAFDVTYLSKVWRVVQENIAKAKLGERVYEELSLPLRSLRDSLNDGIEKVRIDSRETYEKTVKFVQKFMPVLSDRIEHYSGERPIFDLYGVEDEIQRALRKEVPLKSGGYLIVDQTEAMTTVDVNTGGYLGSRNLEETVYRTNLEAAQAAARQLRLRNLGGIVIIDFIDMIDDEHKRQVLRMLEKGLARDHAKTTVYPMSALGLVEMTRKRTTESLERQLCEPCPSCSGRGTLKTAETVIYEIFREITRAVRQFNAQKLLVMASPKVVGRILEEESAAVAELEEFIAKSIRFQAEEHYSQEQFDVVLL
- a CDS encoding TIGR02099 family protein; protein product: MGLVASVVIAVAMAMALGQLLLPLAARYPERIAALLSEKLHKPVHFASLEGFWRPSGPLFVMRDVSIGGDAGAPPLRLPQAQLKLDFGAWVLPSRHLINLRLQDLRLGLRRAPDGRWSIDGFAAGGTTQKLSFGNMSADLWLTRTRLDITDETTHHDFGLIADQLRISLQGNVVRVGGSLRRENASGVLSAAGRFAADGSSGKAYVRGEQVDFAALTGDFSAAGYALAGGKGRFETWLDWRDAHVVRATSSLDLDNLAVRGPTRTVRTAGLHGIADLHRFNGGQRIDWAGRDGSDAAIVLRTNGSRSEGTVVARHLELAPLLPWAGLLPQVSPALARWLGEGRPRGRFDALRADWNSDDGLSFAHATFSGLGIDASGKLPGLSTLAGEVYGDSEAIVLSLPHQATTIDATGVFRKPFAMSSLGGELALYKDEGGLHIAAEPLDFRGEGFGGQARGEFVLPPGDSGPFMDMYVALGEGDVPAAKLFWPIHSMSEGSQNWLNRGLVSGHIAGGSALIRGNLRDFPFKNQEGRFEARALIDDTVLDYGTGWPRAEGLTAVANFINNGMYIEASEGHSLGNAVSSATAAIPDFADGVLDLRISGAGTGGSFLDFVKNSPIASSSRAELDKLKLGGTGEFGFNLLMPLAHASDVTLDGRANLKDADFVADAWKLRLDKITGPMTFDAKGFSAKGLKALFHDQPADLDIGIAGGTGDPSKVFTAAVSGAFTVEEMVSAYPDLKWLSDIAKGRGMFRVGFDLSHADAGGNASQLLSVDSDLRGVELLMPTPVKKTAALAQPLSVRMGLPVDGARLDIALGDIVRGRMRLPNGPTPMAAAFNLGNTPPAVLPAQGYLFGGHASKLDVSGWVQYVVGMSTGSSGPGLTGLDLLTDDAEVFGQHFSNMHIVARPGPSELSLRVDSDGMAGQMTVPNDDLRRRGITARMDKLWWPSADDGADAAKKGKAAAGQAATAAVTVAHAEEAKDNGGKKPADTNEAGVAPSSLPPMHLQVTDMRLGKARLGEARLETWPTDEGMHVDQLRAQSKNVQITATGDWNGDEKKSHTHLSMDFASEDVARMFDALGFAGIMSGGRTEARLDATWPGGPSALALVNMDGTLKIDVANGRILEVQPGVGRLFGLVSVTELPRRMALDFGDVLGKGFGFDAITGDFQFANGNATTQNLKIRAPAAEISITGRAGLKARDYDQEVLVVPHLGNSLPVVGALAGGPVGAAAGLAVQGILGHGLNQAARKRYHVTGSWDKPVFTPIDKGLPSTATPPQR